The nucleotide sequence CTGGTTGTAAACCGTATTTCAGCCGCCCGGTAGGAATTACCCATGGCCCGTTCCTCCACCGTGCTGCGAATGGTTTCCTCAATGAATTCCTGCGCCTGGGCCAAACCGCCGCCAATAACAACGATTTCCGGATTAAAGGTATTGAATATATTGGCGATGCCAATTCCCAAATAACGGGCCACCTGCCGCAGCATAAAGATCGCAAGATCGTCCTGCTCCGCTGCCGCCTGATAAATATCGTCAGCCGTAACGTTTTCCAGCTCGCCCTGGACCATTTCACTGATCATTGATTTTTGGCCTTCCTTAATAGCCCGCACCACGGAAGAAATGAGTGCCGCTTCCGAGGCCAGCGCTTCCAGACAGCCATAGTTACCGCAACTGCACACCGGACCGGTAACATCGATGATCGTATGCCCGATTTCTCCAGCCCCGTTTGTCAGCCCCCGGTATAATTCACCGGCAATAATAATGCCGGCGCCAATACCATGTCCCACTTTCACCAGTACCACATTGTCGGTTTCCTTAATAAAATGGTAATAGTATTCGCCCCGAGTCATCGCTTTCACGTCATTTTCGACAAATACAGGTATCCGGAATTTTTCTTCCACAATGGATTTAAGCGGCACATTACGCCAACCTATCGAGGGAGCATACACGGATATACCGGCAACGGAGTTAACCGGTCCGCGCACCACAATGCTAATTGCCGCTACCGGCGCCTCCGCTTCCTCAACACAGGCTTTAA is from Propionispora vibrioides and encodes:
- a CDS encoding ROK family transcriptional regulator; the encoded protein is MISLPCKATNSINDLTVLNTIRRRGPISRIDIARLTNLTPPTVINIANKLLDAGLILEYMIGESSGGRRPLLLKTNPGFAEVIVVLIRSKNIEVYRTDADGEVIKKRTHSIEKLTADDIINWMTASLKACVEEAEAPVAAISIVVRGPVNSVAGISVYAPSIGWRNVPLKSIVEEKFRIPVFVENDVKAMTRGEYYYHFIKETDNVVLVKVGHGIGAGIIIAGELYRGLTNGAGEIGHTIIDVTGPVCSCGNYGCLEALASEAALISSVVRAIKEGQKSMISEMVQGELENVTADDIYQAAAEQDDLAIFMLRQVARYLGIGIANIFNTFNPEIVVIGGGLAQAQEFIEETIRSTVEERAMGNSYRAAEIRFTTSKEGTIKGAVDMALTEVL